The sequence GGGGCTCGACCCGAACCTGGCGATCATGATGTCGGGCGTCGCGACGGCCATCTTCCTGCTGGCCACGCGCGGCCAGGTGCCCAGCTACCTGGGCTGCTCGCTCTCCTTCGTCGGGGTCGCCGCGACGATCCGGGCGAGCGGCGGCGACAGCGCCGTGGTCACGGGCGCGGTGTTCGTGGTCGGGGCGGTGCTCTTCCTGGCCGGGCTCGCGGTGCAGCGGTTCGGCGCGCGGATCATCCACGCGGCGATGCCGCCGGTGGTGACGGGCGCGGTCGTCATGCTCATCGGGTTCAACCTGGCACCGGTGACCGCGTCGACGTACTGGCCGCAGGACCAGTGGACCGCGCTTCTGGTGATGCTGTTCACCGGCCTGGCCGTGGTGTGCCTGCGCGGCTTCTTCTCCCGGATCGCGATCTTCCTCGGGCTCGTCTTCGGCTACGTCCTGTCCTGGGTGCTGGACCGCGTCCTCGGGAAGATCCACTCCCCCGCCGGCGGTGCCGAGGCCGTCGACCACTGGCGGCTGGACCTCTCGGGGGTGGGGAAGGCCGACTGGGTCGGGCTGCCGTCGTTCCACGCGCCGAGCTTCCAGTGGTCGGCGATCCTCGTCGCGCTGCCGGTGGTCATCGCGCTGATCGCCGAGAACGCCGGGCATGTGAAGGCGGTGGGCGAGATGACCGGTCGTTCGCTGGACGGCAAGCTGGGCACGGCGATCGCCGCGGACGGCGCCGCCTCGATGCTGTCGACGGCGGTGGGCGGCCCGCCGAACACCACGTACTCCGAGAACATCGGGGTGATGGCCGCGACCCGGGTCTACTCCACCGCCGCCTACTGGGCCGCGGCCTGCTTCGCTCTGCTGTTCGGTCTCTGCCC comes from Streptomyces sp. Mut1 and encodes:
- a CDS encoding uracil-xanthine permease family protein, which codes for MGLGVRWTLHGDGKTPAPGAVVRPDERLSWPRTFGLGAQHVVAMFGASFVSPVLMGLDPNLAIMMSGVATAIFLLATRGQVPSYLGCSLSFVGVAATIRASGGDSAVVTGAVFVVGAVLFLAGLAVQRFGARIIHAAMPPVVTGAVVMLIGFNLAPVTASTYWPQDQWTALLVMLFTGLAVVCLRGFFSRIAIFLGLVFGYVLSWVLDRVLGKIHSPAGGAEAVDHWRLDLSGVGKADWVGLPSFHAPSFQWSAILVALPVVIALIAENAGHVKAVGEMTGRSLDGKLGTAIAADGAASMLSTAVGGPPNTTYSENIGVMAATRVYSTAAYWAAACFALLFGLCPKFGAVVAAIPGGVLGGITVILYGMIGLLGAQIWLNGKVDLRNPLNLVPAAAGIIIGVGGVSLKITDNFELGGIALGTIVVITGYHVLRAFAPAHLKTQEPLLDEGTSTYDKEPPAAGS